A window from Chlamydia gallinacea 08-1274/3 encodes these proteins:
- a CDS encoding MFS transporter, which yields MDVLIHKKSFRALIITHFLTVLNDNLYKFLLVFFLLEGKSLTENAKILSYVSFFFALPFLLLAPLAGSLSDRYQKRNIILATRVVEIICMLLGWYFFYIQSVWGGYLVLILLASHTTIFGPAKMGILPEMLSLDYLSKANGIMTAMTYAGSILGSCCAPLLVDLTKNFTINGYVFSITFCVISSICSLFVSWHIRPSNIKNREQKITYVSFKDLWEILKETRQVSYLMLSIFLIAFFLLVGAYTQVEIIPFVEFTLGYPKHYGGYLFPLVALGVGVGSYVAGWISGKDIKLGYVPVTSLGLGLAFIGLYVFSSSLIGVMFSLLVLGFLGGMYQVPLHAYLQYASPEHKRGQILAANNFLDFLGVLISAGIVRILGSGLGLSPEMSFCFMGIFVFCIGLCLLWVWKELVYRLFLSAVLRKQLGEFLRLPRSSVPACYFVSTQSYRETRRVLAMLPKTVRSLVVILDQTLQPGWTTRLISYCVPTIVFTNALGDRRVKTAWAVLQAQHVRALLKQQPDLCIICLGKEENVAFFSRTLIEQGIPLQMLHLSCEYLNNKTTYHLSLG from the coding sequence ATGGATGTTTTAATACACAAAAAATCTTTTCGCGCGTTAATAATAACGCATTTCCTGACGGTATTAAATGATAATCTCTATAAGTTTCTTCTAGTGTTTTTTCTCCTTGAGGGAAAAAGTTTAACAGAGAATGCTAAGATATTATCCTACGTCAGTTTCTTTTTCGCATTGCCCTTTCTATTGTTGGCTCCTTTGGCTGGAAGCTTGTCTGATAGATATCAGAAACGAAATATTATTTTAGCTACGCGAGTCGTTGAAATTATTTGCATGTTACTTGGGTGGTACTTTTTTTATATACAGTCTGTGTGGGGTGGATATCTTGTTTTAATTTTGTTGGCTAGCCACACCACGATTTTTGGTCCTGCAAAGATGGGGATACTTCCTGAAATGTTGTCCCTAGATTATCTTTCTAAAGCAAATGGAATCATGACAGCAATGACATATGCTGGAAGTATTCTTGGGTCGTGTTGTGCTCCGTTACTTGTAGATCTTACAAAGAATTTCACTATAAATGGTTATGTTTTCTCAATAACGTTTTGCGTTATCTCTTCAATATGTAGCTTGTTTGTTTCTTGGCATATACGTCCAAGTAATATTAAGAATCGTGAGCAGAAAATTACTTATGTTAGCTTTAAAGATCTCTGGGAAATTCTCAAGGAAACTCGTCAAGTGAGTTACTTGATGTTATCCATTTTCTTAATTGCTTTTTTTCTTCTTGTTGGAGCCTATACACAAGTAGAAATTATTCCCTTTGTTGAATTTACTCTTGGGTACCCCAAGCACTATGGAGGCTATCTCTTTCCTTTGGTTGCTTTAGGCGTAGGAGTCGGATCTTATGTTGCTGGATGGATATCAGGGAAGGATATTAAGTTGGGTTATGTTCCTGTCACCTCTTTAGGACTAGGGTTAGCTTTTATAGGTTTGTATGTGTTTTCTTCTTCTCTAATTGGGGTGATGTTTTCTCTTCTTGTATTGGGATTCTTAGGAGGGATGTACCAAGTACCTCTGCATGCCTATTTACAATATGCTAGTCCAGAACATAAGAGGGGGCAAATTTTAGCCGCCAATAATTTTCTTGATTTTTTAGGTGTGTTAATTTCCGCAGGAATTGTCCGCATTTTGGGATCTGGACTTGGTTTATCTCCAGAAATGAGTTTTTGTTTTATGGGGATCTTTGTTTTTTGTATTGGCCTCTGCTTGCTATGGGTATGGAAAGAGCTTGTCTATCGCTTATTTCTGAGCGCTGTATTAAGAAAACAATTGGGAGAGTTTTTAAGATTACCCCGCTCTTCAGTGCCTGCATGCTATTTTGTATCCACACAATCTTATAGAGAAACACGTCGTGTTTTAGCTATGCTGCCCAAAACTGTACGTAGTCTTGTTGTTATCCTAGATCAGACTTTACAACCAGGATGGACAACGCGATTAATTTCTTATTGTGTACCTACAATAGTATTCACCAATGCTCTAGGGGATAGGAGGGTAAAAACGGCTTGGGCTGTACTCCAAGCACAACACGTACGTGCGTTATTAAAACAACAACCCGATTTATGTATTATTTGTCTGGGAAAAGAGGAAAATGT